AACTGAAGTCTTAGAAGATTGTAGTGAAaggtttttgtatatgtttttggcaTTCGGGCATCAATTGAAGGTTTCCAGAGGTTGAGGCGTGTTATTGTTGTGGATGGTACTCATCTGAACGGGAAGTATAATGGAGTGCTGCTTACAACTAGTGGGCATGATGCTAATTTCCAGGTATTCCCGCTGGCTTTCGCAGTAGTAGACAGTGAGAATGATGATGCTTGGACATGGTTCTTTGAGAAGTTAGAGAGAATTATTGCGGACAGCAAATCCTTGACAATTATTTCTGATAGAGCCGGGTCAATCTACACGGCTAAGAAGAAAGTTTATCCGTTGGCACACCATGGAGCTTGCATTGTTCATCTTGCTAGGAATGTGAATGCCCGGTTTCATAACAAAGGTCTTGCAAAACTGGTGACAAAAGCGGCATTTGCCTATAAGGTAACAGCCTTTGAGGAGACATATAGGCAAATAAAGGCAAAGAACAGCAATTGTGCAACTTACTTGGATAAAATAGGTGCAGGCCACTGGAGCAGGGCATATTTCCAAGGAAATCGTTATAATTTGATGACGTCAAACATTGCGGAGTCATTGAACAAAGCTTTGGGTAAGGGTCGATCGTCACACATTGTTGAACTACTGAAGTTCATTCGTGCTATGTTGACACGGTGGTTTAGTGCGAGGCGGAAGAAAACTGCTAAACATCAAGGATTAACTACCCCGGAGGTTGACAAACAGATGCAGAAAAACTTGGTGGCAGTTAGTGGGAGCAGAGTCGCGAATATTTCAAGCTGGAGTTATGAAGTTGTTGGGTTGCTAAACGGAAAACACCATGTGTTACTTGATATGAAACAGTGTTCGTGCAAACAGTATGATCGAGTTAAAATCCCATTTGGACACGCATTGTTGGCAGCAGATACACAGGGGATACCATATGGTTCGTTGGTTGGGGATTTTTATAAGACAGAGTGTTGGAGATCTACTTATGAAGGTGTAATAAATCCCGAGATTAGTGATGTTGAAATACCATTCGAAATTCAGCACCGTGTGTTATACCCTCCAAAGGCTCGAAGGCCATCAGGACGTCCAAAGGAGTCAAGGATCCCGTCTATTGGAGAATTTCCAGTAAGTTGATGTTTGTATAAGTTTCATAGATGATAGTATTGATTATTTTGTGTTAGGTGTGATGATGTTTTACGTTGTTTAACTTCGCAGAAAAATGGTGCGGCGAAAGGGAAAGTGAATAGGTGTGGGAGATGCAAGCAAAGTGGGCACAACCGAGCTAGTTGTACGAACCCGTTGCCATGATGTATCCAACCGAGCTAGTCGAGGTGTGGTGTAGTGTGGATTCtcttaagtttgtttttttgtgtgttgtggtGTATTGTGGATACACCTAAGCAACCATTTTTAAGTTTGTTACGGTTAGTAATGTTTGTCGGGGTCATTGGAATGACGTATCCATGTTTGGGTATCCATAAGATTGTAGGCTTGTGGATATCCTCATGGCATAGGTGATAATTTTTTGTGGGGTTTTTGTACCCGATCACCGTCGGAGGGATAATCTAACTATTTTGTTTAAGGGgtaattgaaaaattaaatactCGATGATAgtgtttatgaatattttggattttatgaatttttgaatattttggaaTTTATGAGTAACTTTGGATTTTATGGATTTTATGAATATTTTGGAATTCTATAATTGTGTCATTAGATCAGGT
The Camelina sativa cultivar DH55 chromosome 6, Cs, whole genome shotgun sequence genome window above contains:
- the LOC104698715 gene encoding uncharacterized protein LOC104698715, with product MKMLKRKKKMRWQRDYDKEFWGNFIGDQFGRVNVAEVICNTFSCFDHTVLVNGATPLKEEEKEKTSFDVRPEEANMGLRSIDGEHAASATWSNGCGQSNGSAVDSIKLEDIDDEEFDIPPLFDDTEFEREEIPDLDFEDDGKELCKGKLFANKEDCQIPLVIYAIKNKFHFKQTTTKKDSFVVSCTGESCEWRVLASEMKESGYYEIRKADLEHTCPIETRRNYLKKATSRVIVAVFKSKYCDPSKGLGPLDLQQMVLEILGWGHHTTSVRGRRGRLWMECFQRLRRVIVVDGTHLNGKYNGVLLTTSGHDANFQVFPLAFAVVDSENDDAWTWFFEKLERIIADSKSLTIISDRAGSIYTAKKKVYPLAHHGACIVHLARNVNARFHNKGLAKLVTKAAFAYKVTAFEETYRQIKAKNSNCATYLDKIGAGHWSRAYFQGNRYNLMTSNIAESLNKALGKGRSSHIVELLKFIRAMLTRWFSARRKKTAKHQGLTTPEVDKQMQKNLVAVSGSRVANISSWSYEVVGLLNGKHHVLLDMKQCSCKQYDRVKIPFGHALLAADTQGIPYGSLVGDFYKTECWRSTYEGVINPEISDVEIPFEIQHRVLYPPKARRPSGRPKESRIPSIGEFPKNGAAKGKVNRCGRCKQSGHNRASCTNPLP